One genomic region from Doryrhamphus excisus isolate RoL2022-K1 chromosome 14, RoL_Dexc_1.0, whole genome shotgun sequence encodes:
- the LOC131101567 gene encoding uncharacterized protein LOC131101567, whose product MKLLSVFVSALACLGVASSDKDCSPWVTPLSLADHQKMLGKWNLISAYTDHDVYNGIFKVTQSTRMTISESGASKDVVLYEEMRMNGTCYGSNFNISIQHDVASTSVANISTSFHLLPACDSCMVLSSNSSAHNLRAFLETFHIHIPNDIAIPDHINMRAVYLLAHQDHAKDADLDHFKEQAHCLGFSGEPVFMFDPKEGFCDGSDITMLT is encoded by the exons ATGAAGCTGCTGAGTGTGTTCGTCTCGGCCTTGGCGTGTTTGGGCGTGGCCTCCTCGGACAAGGACTGCTCACCTTGGGTGACGCCGCTGTCCCTGGCCGACCACCAGAAG ATGTTGGGCAAGTGGAACTTGATCTCGGCCTACACGGACCATGACGTCTACAACGGCATCTTCAAGGTCACCCAAAGCACTCGCATGACCATCAGCGAGTCTGGGGCTTCCAAGGACGTGGTCCTCTACGAGGAGATGCGGAT GAACGGAACCTGCTACGGAAGCAACTTCAACATCAGCATTCAGCACGACGTGGCGTCCACATCAG TGGCCAACATCTCCACCTCCTTCCACCTGTTGCCCGCCTGTGACTCCTGCATGGTGCTCAGCAGCAACAGCTCCGCCCACAACCTCCGCGCCTTCCTGGAGACCTTCCACATCCACATCCCCAATGACATCGCCATCCCCGACCACATCAACATGCGCGCCGTCTACCTCCTTG CACATCAGGACCACGCGAAGGATGCGGACCTGGACCACTTCAAGGAGCAGGCTCACTGCTTGGGATTCTCCGGAGAACCCGTCTTCATGTTTGACCCCAAAGAAG gtTTCTGTGACGGCAGCGACATCACCATGCTCACCTGA